In the genome of Paenibacillus sp. GP183, the window ATGGATTGGTTCCTGGAATTGGTTTAAAAAGTTATCAGAATCCCTTATTCGTCTGTACGAAAATATCGAACACAGAGTGTGGAAACCTTAACAGGAAGCTATTCCGTAGAGATAACTTTTTTGTTTGACAAACAACGAAGGTAGAACAGTGACAGAGCAGAGCCGCTAGACAGCGATCTGCTTTTGTTTGATTGCTAAGATTTTATTGTACTAACGGAAAACGAGTTAAAATATCTATGAAGGTTGCATTATACAAAAAACAACTAAAACAGTTAGTGTTTTGATATTATAAAAATAAAAATGACTTTGGGGGATTTTGATGCCGACTTTATTAAAGATGCTTGTTTTGGTTTTATCGTTAGGGATAGATACATTATTGATTTCCACATCACTGGGTGTCATCAAAACCAAAGGAAAATGGAAAATTGCCATTGTCTTCGCCTGTGCCGAGGCAATTATGCCGCTAATTGGGCTTTTCATCGGAAAAGGGGTAGGGCAGCTTATCGGAAATTGGGCATCTCTAATAGGAGGGTTATTATTAATTGGAGTTGCAATCTGGCTGATATTTTTTGAAGATGAAGACGAAGAAGAGGAAAAACTGGAACGTAATTTAATCGGCTGGACACTTATCATGACCGCTGTAAGCATCTCTTTAGATGAACTAGCGGTTGGGTTCTCCATTGGACTTGTAGGCGTACCCGTGGCACTTACAATTTTTCTTATTGCACTCCAAGCTTTCTTTTTTACTTTTTTGGGATTGACTTTTGGTTCGAGATTCAAACCATATATGGGCGAATGGTCCGAGAAAATTGCCGGCACAGTATTAGGGTTGCTTGGCTTGTGGATTATTATCGAGTCATTATTCAAACTTTAATTTTTAAGAAAAACTTTTAAAATAGATTCGTCGATTTGAAAAGTTAATTTGTAATGAAAAGGGACTATATTTCAAAGGGGTGTTCAATTTTGGGTAATAATCGGTCTTTTCCAGCATTTGCAGCAGCAATCTTATTTTTTATCAGGTTTGTGTTCTTTTTTCTTCCTCAGTCAATTTCCAAAGGGGTTCAAGACGGAACAATGTTTGGTGCAATTCTAGCTGTAGCCGAGCATATGATTATGCTTCCGGTTATTGCAGCACTACCAGCACCACAGTGGAGTAAAGCGGCGGGTTATGGTTGGATTGTCATAGATATGGCAACAGATATTATGGCTCTAAATGGTGTTGATCCTGCCATCTATATTTCGTTACGCTATGGAGGACATATTTCAGCTGCCGTTTGGTTTGCAACAGCTTCCTGGACCTCTCGAGGCACTATTCGTATATTCGGATTGCTGACTGCGGTAAATCTTGGTGGTTATTCGTTCATCGCTCATTTTGCGCCGCCGGTTGTTTTAGCCCCATTATCGATTTGGATGATTGTTTGGTTAATTTTGATTGGGCAGCACATCGCAAGAAGGTTAGAAAGCAACAATAATATTAGTGTCTCTTCTTGAAAACAAACGTTAATTAACTGGAAACGGTAATGTGGTGTTTTGAAAAGATTTTGTTCAACTATCGGATACGATAGCATTCCTGTAGAGCGTTAATTTTAAGCTTTGCAAAAAAACGAGCGCCTCGGTACGATGGGAGTACGAAACGGGTCATAGCCCTTAAAATCCCATCATCCAGGAGGCGCTCTACTATGAAGTTTAAATCGCAAGCCAAACAAAATCAACTCATTGAAAAGATTACCACTCATCATTTGGTCGTCGGGATCGACATCGCGCAGCAACTGCATGTCGCACGTGCCGTAAACTTTCGCGGTATCGTGATCGGCAATCCCTTGTCATTTTCTAATGACGAGGAAGGTTTTCAGCAACTCCTGCAATGGATCCAGCGGTTGCAGACCGATCACAAATTAACTGCAGCAATCGTAGGTATGGAACCGACCGGACACTACTGGCTCAACATATCCAGATGGCTTGCAGAACGACAGTTTGAAGTTGTTTTGGTGAATCCGCATCTAGTGAAAAAGAATAAAGAAAACCGTGACAATACGCCCTCAAAAAGCGACAAAAAGGATGCGCTTGTCATCGCCGACATGGTGAAAAACGGGTATTACTCATTCACACGTAGCACACCTGAAGCGTTTGAAGAGCTCCGTGTTTTAGTCTCGAACCGGGACTTTGTGGTTAAGCGTATGGTAAGTGCGAAAAACCAAATTCATCGCTGGGTTGACGTTGTTTTTCCTGAGCTGCGTCAAGTTTTTAAGAAATTGATGTGTGCCGGTTCCTTAACCACACTTCGTCTCTTTCCTACACCGGAAGAGCTCAGCAAATTACAGCCAAAGGAATTGATTCAAGGATGGAAGTCACTTATGAAGCGGCACTGCGGTGAGCGAAAAGCTCGGGCCCTGATCTCGCTGGCTGGAAGCTCAGTCGGTTCCAAACAAGCTGCGCATGCCTACAAGCTTCACTTGAAGCAATTACTCGCAGAGTACGATCTTGCTTTGAGCCAGCTACAGGATGTCGAGCAAGAGATGGTTTCCGTATTAGAGCGCATTCCCTTCGCTAAGTTTATGCTTGCCATCAAAGGAGTTAGCGCCATTTCTGTAGCCGGTATTATTGGTGAGGCCGGAGATTTGAGTGGTTTTATACACGGTAATACCCTGCTGCGTCATGCCGGTCTCAATCTAGCGGAAGCAAGTTCAGGTAAATGGGTTGGACAAATGAAGATAAGCAAACGTGGACGATCTCGCCTTCGACGCTTCATATTCATGATGACCCTGAGTCTCGTGAGGAATAATCCAGAGTTTCGGTCAATTCATGCACACAATGTACACGTAAAGAAAATGAAAAAAATGAGGTCCATCATGAAGTTATGTGGTAAGTTGGCTCGAATCTTAGTCGGCATGGCACGTACTGGCCAAGCTTACATCCCACATAAAGCACTACCTCTAAAAGCTGCATAACTGTAATACCTGTTTCGTTGCACATCGATTGGCTTATTCGCAGGATTTCAAAGAAAGCACGGAGTACCGGGTATATTCCACCAAAGGGCAATGACCCGTAACGATAGCAAGACCGGCCTCCACCCCTTGGAAAGGCGTAACGAAGGAATGAAAGGGCTAAGACCCGTTGAGACATGGGAGTGATAGCCACCAGGGGCGGCGTGGAGAATGCGTGCAGTATATGGAAATATATGGGATATTAACTTCATCCTCTATTTCAGTGCGCCTTCATGTTGCCAGGGTCTATAACGGTGGCTCGATTCCTAACTTTCATTATTTTGACAAGGGTGAAATCCTGCGAATAAGCGAGCATGCGTGAGAAAATTGAATCGTACCGAGGGAGTGGAGGAACTTATTCAGGGGCTCATCATTTTGTACATATGTAGGAGGTCAAAAGAACGCCAACCGCTCGGCGTTCTTTTGACCGTGACATTACTTTAACTTAATAACCCATGATTGTACGTGTGATAATTACCAGAAGTATAAAAAGAATCAAGATAGCAATAAGAAAAATTATTTTATTAAAAGAACCTTCTTGGAAAGAAGAACGGACGCTCGAAAAATTCCTCGAATCGCTCAAATCTAGGCGACTCGAAACGCGGCTCGAAACGCTCAAAAAAGAAGGGCTCAAATCGTTCCTCAAATCGCTCGAATCGTGGTGACTCGAATCCGAATGGTGTAAAAGCCTTCGTTTGAACAGCTTTTGCCTTTTTAAGTTGTTTTTTTGGGGTTGCCTTCGTTTGAACAGCTTTTGCCTTTTTAAGTTGTTTTTTTTGGGTTGCCTTCGTTTGAACAGCTTTTGCCTTTTTAAGTTGTTTTTTTGGGGTTACCTTCGTTTGAACAGCTTTTGCTTTTTTAAGTTGTGTTTTTTGGGTTGCCATTAATTTCACCTCGCTTTTCTCAGGATTCCGGCAGTCCGGTAAAAGAGGGGAATTACCATCTTAACGAACGGCTGATAATTAATAACAGAATGAAGAGGACCAAGATCGCAGCGGTTGTTGTCACCTGATTCATCTTCTATCTCCTAGATGCAATACCCTAGCAGCTAGTTTATTATATTTAGATGGCATCTATTATGGTTGGACAAATGTCAGATTGAAAGACACATATTTTTGTTCAAGTGATGCACATTACGCGTTATATTCATATGTCAGGTTCTAAAATCACGCCTGTAAGAATACTCGCACAAAATAACAAAACCGACATATCAGGAAAAACAGAGAACGGCTCTTTCGCATGGATGCGAACAGAGCCGTTTTTTGTGCTAGAGATGGTTCACGGAAGCAGCAGACTGTGGATCTTAATTATATATTTTAAAGGGGTCGAGTTTTATTGTTCGACGGTAAAGTTTAAAGTGGTAAAATAGGGCTTTTCTGTTTGTTTAGAACGTTTTGGCAGGCTACCGCAGTAGTGGGCTCGGCATGTAACAAGTAAATAAAAAATGATATTAATACAAAACACCCACTTTTGTGTAAATGTCCATTTGTACATATGTCCCGTTCAGCTCCCATGAAAATAAAAAAGCTCGAAATCTTAAAAAAGAGCAAATTAAAGTAGACCAAGGAAAAACACTTTTTAAAAAAAGGCTGAGCCTCTGATTGATCCTTATGGAGTTGGGTGGTACTTAAGCAACTTTCTTCAAAAAATAAAGGTAAGGCTGGTGCAACCAGTCAAAAAGGATTAATCTCCCATAAGTGCTACCCATAATGGGCGCGACATTCTGTGATGCAGACGATTGCTATCGCGAATATAATGCTATGAAGTCAAAAGGGGTTAAATTTTTCGGTGAGCCGAAACAGGTACCTTGGGGGATTGAGGTTGTATTTGAAGATCTCTACGGAAATCGTCTGGATCTTCTGCAACATAATGGATTCTAACAAAAGTAGCCACTTACTAAAAACGGCATCATAAGGATTGACATACCGACCAGCTGAACGTGTAGACCCAAGTCACAAAAGAAAAGGACGGTTCGATATGCAGCTGTGTCAACTTATAGGTAGTTACAACAGTGATGAGCAGCCCTTTTATTGCAAGCCATTTCGCGCCGATTTTATCGAACACCCAACCGGTCACGGGAGACATAATCCCCATGAGTATGCCTCCAGGTAGAAACATCAACATCAATCCCGACTGAAGTGGCGTGAAGCCGCGGACGTATAAAACGATAACTATTTTTGATGTTACATATATTCTCGACGAAAAAAGCCAGGGAATTTTGCACCCTGGCTTTTGTTTTAACATAGAGTGCCAGACAAGGTTAAGGTTAGTTGTCCGTGGTACTTGTGGTAAAGTATTCCTGTCTACCAGAGGGCATACCACCAGAGGGCATACCACCAGAGGGCATACCACCAGAGGGCATACCACCAGAGGGCATACCACCAAAGGGCATACCACCAAAGGGCATACCACCAAAGGGCATACCACCAAATGGGCTACCATCAAAGGGCATACCACCAAAAGGCATACCACCGAAAGGCATACCACCAAAAGGCATACCACCAAAAGGCATACCACCAAAAGGCATACCACCAAAAGGCATACCACCAAAAGGCATACCACCAAAAGGCATACCACCAGAGGGCATACCACCAAAGGGCATACCACCAGAGGGCATACCACCAAAGGGCATACCACCAAGAGGCATACCTCCTCCAAAGCTTCTAAATGGTTGACTATTCATATATTCTCCTCCGTTCATAATATGGTCATTTGACTATGTATAGTATGATTTTTGTCATAATCCGTTCGTTGTTTGAAGTAAAATAGGCTTGATTTAGGTCTATAATAACTTACTTATTTTTGTAAATAATTATGAAACAAATCGGTTTTTGTGTCGCTGCGCACATTCAATTCATAATATGGAACATTAAAAACAGAGCCATGCAGTTCAGATTTCAGGCTCCGTATTTCTAATTAATTGGCTATGTTAAATTCTAATGTTGATATTTGACCATAAGAAAACCGCCTTGGTTGAAAAGGCGGTTTATTGAACTATCGTCTTCGTTAGTTTAATAATACTTCAATTAACTGGTTTGGTTCATTAAATAAAAATGTTGGGTTTAGTGGGGAAAGCCTTTCAAGTTTGCCTTCCCCCCAAAGAGCCGCAACGCTCGTCATGTTTGCGGCGTGTGTGGCTTGTATATCTGTCGGCTGGTCTCCAACATACAAACACTGATCTGGTTGTATATTAAGTTTTTCAGCTAATTGAAGTAAAGGAACAGGACTTGGTTTAAAATCAAGGCAATCTTCCTTAGCCAAAACTACCTCAAAGAAAGAAAACAGCCCAATGTTTCGTAATTCGGTCTCTGCATTTTGTTTTAATTTAGAAGTAACAATCCCAAGTTTAAACCCAGTTTCATGGAGGATTTTAAGCATTTCCCGAATACCAGGATATTCTTCAATTAGATGATTATATTTTCTATAATAGACTAATGTTTCTTCAATAATCTCTTCTTTTTCAGAAGATGATAAAAAAGGGAATACAATATCTAAAGCCTTAAACGGTTTTCCGAGTAAGAATTGTTTTTCAGTTTCATTCATTTCTCGATTTAATACTTTTTGAATCCCGTAATTATACGCTTCGGTACCCAGTCCCTCACTATCAATTAAGGTACCGTCCAAATCAAAAAAAACACCTTTAAATCTGCTCATCTCAACTCAGCTCCCTCTCTCATCTCAACTTTTCTCAAGCTATTCCCAATTATATCCTGACCCCTTATTTAAGAACAACTACTTTTATAGAATACTGCCAGTTAGCTTAGCAAAAATAAGCAGAAAGCCGAAGTTTGGTATTCGTATCGGTCACAGTAAACAGGCACGATTTGACCAACATATTTTTCTTATTCGATGCGGTATTCTCATACTCCTTGCTGTCTAAGTACCGAAACCAAGCTAAATAGTGCTGTAAATACTTCGTTGCAACACCATTAAAGCGATCCATCCATTTCTTTAAGCGGCTGTGGTAGCTGTTTACGTTTTGGATATGGTACACGCCTTTCACACGTTGTTTTCCGTCGGACTTGAAGCGGTAATGAGCCAAGCCTTTTGAATTTGCATAGGAACTGAATGCCCGCCACGAATCAGTGCATAGCACGTTTGAGTCGGATAAATGACCACCAATCGCCTCATCCAATTTCGTTGTCCGAATTCGCCCACGTCCAAGAACGCCAGAGTACGTCATTTTCTGACGATCACGAGCAACCAGTACGCACACTTGATCGTGGCTTATACCACGATATTTAGCTTTGCCGCCACGTTTACGTGGCTTGCGTTCGGTGATATTTCGCTTGCCTTTTTCCGAGTACAGAAAGTAAGTCTCATCCATCTCAACAATATCTTGAAATGCTTCGGTTGGAATCTGTTTTAGAGCAGAGAGAATCTTATGCCGCCAGTAAAACAAGGTGACATGGGTGACTTCATCGTTTAACTGCTCTGCACATTTTCTCAGAGAAAAGCCCTCAATCATGCATTCAATAAAACGAACCCAAATATGAGGTCTCCTCGTTCGTTGCAGAGGGGTGTTTGTAAGGTCATTGAACGTTTGGCGACAAGACTTACAACGGTAACGTTGACGTTTAACCTCCCAGTGCGTGTTTTTACAGTGTACTTTCCAAATCGCACGACAGAATAGTTTTTGCAATGCGGGCAAGCCCATCTTTATGTTTTCGCTCTTGAATCTCATCAATCGCTCGAACAGGAACCGCAACTCCTTTGGTTTGTGACTGCAAAAAGTGGATAAGCTCTCGCTTACCATTATCGTCTAGCGTATCAGCAAGCTTTTTCAGTTCCTTTAAATCCATGGGTAAACCATCTCCGAATAGTGATATTACCTTTAATATAGAACATTTGTTCGTAATTATCAAATATCAACAACAAAGTTTAACAAAGCCAATTAATTAAGACGTTACAAAAAGCCAAGTAACTACTGCTACACTATATGAGTTAAACGACATAGATACCTTAGACGAGCTAGACTAGAGTTCGGCGACATAAAAGCAGGCGGAAATAGAGTGAAAGATAGCTAACCCAATTTATTCCATTTACGGCACGCATTCTCAACACCGCCGCCCCTGGAGGTTTTCACTCCCATGTCTCAACGGAATAACATGCAGGGTATCTCGCCATTATCGAAAGGCAAAACCTTAAATTAATTTGTTTACCCCAATGAACAAACATTTATCAAAGTAAACACCAAATAATGCGAGAGACGATACAGTAATTAAAAGGGTGGAGAATTCAACAGGATATCGAAACTCATTCCATAATGTGTGGTGCGGCGTTGCCCTAATTAAGTATTCGAACATAATCAGATATGCGCATAAAAGATGCCAGTATAGTCTATCCTATTCTTTGTTGAA includes:
- a CDS encoding VOC family protein, producing MGATFCDADDCYREYNAMKSKGVKFFGEPKQVPWGIEVVFEDLYGNRLDLLQHNGF
- a CDS encoding manganese efflux pump; this encodes MPTLLKMLVLVLSLGIDTLLISTSLGVIKTKGKWKIAIVFACAEAIMPLIGLFIGKGVGQLIGNWASLIGGLLLIGVAIWLIFFEDEDEEEEKLERNLIGWTLIMTAVSISLDELAVGFSIGLVGVPVALTIFLIALQAFFFTFLGLTFGSRFKPYMGEWSEKIAGTVLGLLGLWIIIESLFKL
- a CDS encoding HAD family hydrolase; this encodes MSRFKGVFFDLDGTLIDSEGLGTEAYNYGIQKVLNREMNETEKQFLLGKPFKALDIVFPFLSSSEKEEIIEETLVYYRKYNHLIEEYPGIREMLKILHETGFKLGIVTSKLKQNAETELRNIGLFSFFEVVLAKEDCLDFKPSPVPLLQLAEKLNIQPDQCLYVGDQPTDIQATHAANMTSVAALWGEGKLERLSPLNPTFLFNEPNQLIEVLLN
- a CDS encoding IS110 family transposase, producing the protein MKFKSQAKQNQLIEKITTHHLVVGIDIAQQLHVARAVNFRGIVIGNPLSFSNDEEGFQQLLQWIQRLQTDHKLTAAIVGMEPTGHYWLNISRWLAERQFEVVLVNPHLVKKNKENRDNTPSKSDKKDALVIADMVKNGYYSFTRSTPEAFEELRVLVSNRDFVVKRMVSAKNQIHRWVDVVFPELRQVFKKLMCAGSLTTLRLFPTPEELSKLQPKELIQGWKSLMKRHCGERKARALISLAGSSVGSKQAAHAYKLHLKQLLAEYDLALSQLQDVEQEMVSVLERIPFAKFMLAIKGVSAISVAGIIGEAGDLSGFIHGNTLLRHAGLNLAEASSGKWVGQMKISKRGRSRLRRFIFMMTLSLVRNNPEFRSIHAHNVHVKKMKKMRSIMKLCGKLARILVGMARTGQAYIPHKALPLKAA